Sequence from the Ziziphus jujuba cultivar Dongzao chromosome 9, ASM3175591v1 genome:
CACCACAAAGATAAGTCCTTGTGCATTCTGGAAGTGTTGCCTCCATAGTGGTCTAATCTGTTTACCAGAGGAAAACCCACATTTTCTTAGCTATCCTAAAATTTGTGATTGCTTtctttatgtatattttctctttACAAAAGATTCAGTCCACATTCCTTTGTCCCTCTAACAAGGTATTAAAAACCTTCCACTAATCGTCTTCTATATAACGGCAATTCATAGTATATGGAGGAGTTAGTATCCATCGTATAGCTTTCTTTCCTTTAACACGCAAAGTAGATCAATAAAGAGGCAGTGAATTAATAAACCCAAAAGTGGTGCAAATTAAGCAAAAGAAATCAAGCTTGGTACCTTATCTCGTCCTCCTGCATCCCATATTGTGAAGCTAATACTTTTATACTCCACTGCCTCCGTATTAAACCCTGTTCCATATAAAATCAAGGCAACGGATCATTAACTTTCGCGAATTGTTCACTTTGGATAAGAAACTTGAAACTACagtatgatgatgattatagaTTGGGGTCCAAATGTGAGCATAAACAACAGACCGTTTCTTACTTTAGGCCACGGAAAAtatgaagaataagaagaaagtaAATATAAGTCTAAACTTTTCATGATTCTTATGTATCCTTAACtttaataaaatccaaaaatccaGGTTATAACCTTAAATTTTCCAAGTTTTGGATCTGGTAGCACAAACATGCATATTATTGCACTGATATGAagatggtgtttttttttttttttttttttttttttttttttttctgatgccGATTAAAAAGCCCAACTTTATAGGAAACAGCTAACAAAATGAAGAGTAGTTTTCTGATGCATACTATCTCATCGATTATGAAGCATGCACTCCCCTTAGACATGGAAGGACTTATGGTTAAAGCAAGCAAATAGGAAAGACATCCATTAGGAGATAAACCCACAAGCTTTAGCCACATCAAAGGAAAAAGCGTCTGAAAGAGTTAGATACCAATAGTGGGAATTGTTGCAACAGTCGCTCCCAATTTTAGCTTGTAAAGTATGGTTGTTTTTCCGGAAGCATCAAGACCCACCATTAAAATCTTCATTTCATTCTTTGTGAAGAACCTCTTCGCTAGTCGAGAAATGGTTGTACCCATTCCacgaaacaaaaacataaataaggaAACTATCAGGAGAGAAACAAGTTGTATAAACCGAGAAGAAAAATCCCTTTTGATAGAAGGCAAGAAAGTGTGATATGAAGGAAGATCTATGGAACGCAACAACCAGTTGCAGgaagaaataaacaaaacagAGGAGATTTCTTGGGTTTCAAGCGAACACCAGAATGGGACAGTGGTTAGTGGTTAAAGCAAAAGGCAAAACAGAATCAATTCtaaattgcttttttcttttaatttcatcCGTTGGTTGGTTACATTGAATAGGGAAATTCCGCAGTTTTTTCTGGAACCTCTACAGAAGTATAAGGACTTTTCAAAAGCTATGTAACGAAAATGATCCTCTTTAACCATCACCACAAGCTATGGCCATTGTAGTGAAGAATCATACAAAGATGAGAATTTTCCATGAATAGGCCATAGCAGGATCTTATAGACCCAAAAAATAGAACCATCCAAAAAGTTATTGCTTTTGATAGTATAGCTGTTTTTCAACTTAATTGATGACccattaaattgtttaaacCAGCCAGTCTGAAAAGTGAAGTATGTTCCAATATCAGAATACatgattcaaaatttattagaaTTACAAAATATACAAACACCGAGCAGCGACCTCAGATGTGAATCGTGTGATCAATTTTTTGAGGCGGACTGGAAGATGAAAACTGCTGTTAGAACTCCTACTAATGCTGTAACAGCCAAGGCAACAGTAGGTAGGGGACTTGTGAGCCCAAAATTCTGCAAAGCAAAAACGATTCCAATAAGGAGTTGTAATAAATAATCTGCAAGTCAACAATAAATACAAGCCATAACCCGCAAGTAAGGAGCAACcttttaaaaaggaaatctTTTCAAAAGAAATGACCCGGAAAATGTACTACTGCTCTGTTTAAAATTTAGTCAAACAGTGCcatagttaaaaaaatttatctatttCATCTACCTATTCTGAACATGTAATGGACTTGGTGGACCCAGTCCCTAGTAATACATATCTTTACAAGCATTGCCCTATTTGTTTTCCCTTATCAGGGTGGGTTCAAGAAAGTGTTGCTAAATGACTTTTCCTAATAGCAACCTCTTTAAtactccaaaaaataaataataaaaattaaaataaataaattatcagtTTGGTCATTTATTCTGAGTGATATGGCAGCTTATCAACCTATAGAATAACATCAATACACAAAACCATGGTTACAATTGAAAGCAAATAGCCTTTATTGGTGTGGAGTTGAAAACCATAGCTCTCTCATACCTCCAGAAGTCCCTTTCCAGTTCCAATCTCAACACTTATAGCTGCTGCAAAGCCAACCATTGCAAACCGGCCTAGCCATACATCCAAGCTGTTCCCCTCTTGGGTATTTTGCTCACATCTAATGGTAAGTCGCATTGCGTTGCATGCAGGCTTCCTTTGATGATAAGATCTCTGtaatactgaaaaaaaaaatatatatatatatatatatataaatagacaaCATTCCATGAAGGCATTTAAAACCAGTTTTATATGCCGCTGCATATAAAGAAtaatgagggggaaaaaaaaaaaaaaaaaaaaaaaaagagttgaaTTTTATAGGTAAGTTTGGAACTGCAAATACAACGAGAAATAGTATCATAAAATCCGTAAAGTTTCTTAACCATCAAAGTGAAAACCACCAGAAAGAAGGAAACCCATCTAACATCCAATTATACAAATGAAGCCTAAGAAaacactcaaaaaaaaaaaaaaaaatggaagaaagaaACAATTTGCTCCAAATTAAAACCCTTCAACATTGAACTTCGATCTTAAGTAGAACAAAGAGTAATTTTCACAAGTGCGAGTTCGAAAGCCACATAAAATGGTGATTTCCCACTCATCTAGTCTGAcgcaaattattttcaaaactgcAACTTCCTATAAAGTTGTTTATAAGCCCAAGTCTACTCGTTTCTTATAACTTGTTGAAATACATTCAATAAAAAGAGGCTTAAGAAAAACCCAACTTCTGCTTAGTCTTAAGGATAACTCTCCAAGTAAAAAAACCAACTGGGTCACATTGCATTCAGTAAAAATCACATTTATTTTATAGGCTTTCATTATCTGAAGATGGGTAAGAAGTAGGGAGTCAGAGTGCTTACTGAGAGGAGAGCCGGTTGCAAAGGCGGTCCCAGTTCGAGCAGAGCGCAAAAGGGAAAGCCGAGAAGGAGTTGGTGCAGAGGTAATCGTACAGACATCTGGTTTGCATTCAAAAT
This genomic interval carries:
- the LOC107407003 gene encoding uncharacterized protein LOC107407003, with protein sequence MAVAQISASLSFSIRDVCTITSAPTPSRLSLLRSARTGTAFATGSPLILQRSYHQRKPACNAMRLTIRCEQNTQEGNSLDVWLGRFAMVGFAAAISVEIGTGKGLLENFGLTSPLPTVALAVTALVGVLTAVFIFQSASKNTTVPFWCSLETQEISSVLFISSCNWLLRSIDLPSYHTFLPSIKRDFSSRFIQLVSLLIVSLFMFLFRGMGTTISRLAKRFFTKNEMKILMVGLDASGKTTILYKLKLGATVATIPTIGFNTEAVEYKSISFTIWDAGGRDKIRPLWRQHFQNAQGLIFVVDSNDRERVAEARNELHRILNEKELSNVILLVFANKQDLPNSMPPAEVADQLGLHSLKHRPWYIQSTSAASGEGLYEGLEWLSENILTRQHDPGSCIDSSAK